The sequence GCTCGGCTGGCAGTGTCCCCAAAATTCCCTCAAATGCAACTCTCTTTTTTGAGATTGAGCTCCTTGATTTCAAAGGAGAGGATTTATTTGAAGATGGAGGCATTATCCGAAGAATCAAGcagaaaggagaagagggagccACAGTAGAAATCCACCTGGAAGGCCGCTGTGGTGAAAGGATATTTGATTGTAGAGATGTGGTTTTCATTGTTGGCAAAGGAGAAGACCACGACATTCCAATTGGAATTGACAAAGCCCTGGAGAAAATGCAGTGGGAAGAACAATGTATTTTATGTCTTGGACCACGATATGGTTTTGGAGAGGCAGGGAAGCCTAAATTTGGCATTGAACCTAATGCTGAGCTTATATATGAAGTTACACTTAAGAGCTTCGAAAATGCCAAAGAATCCTGGGAGATGGATACCAAAGAAAAATTGGAGCAGGCTGCCATAGTCAAGGAGAAGGGAACTGTGTACTTCAAGGGAGGCAAGTACCTGCAGGTGGTCATTCAGTATGGGAAGATAGTGTCCTGGCTCCAGATGGAATACGGCCTGTCCGAAAAGGAATCGAAAGCTTCCGAATCGTTCCTGCTCGCTGCCTTCCTGAACCTGGCCATGTGCTACCTGAAGCTCCGAGAATACACCAAAGTTGTGGAATGCTGCGATAAGGCCCTGGGGCTAGACAGTGCCAATGATAAGGGCTTGTACCAGAGGGGTGAAGCCCAGCTACTCATGAACGAGTTCGAATCAGCCAAGGGCGACTTCGAGAAGGTGCTGGCAGTCAACCCCTAGAACAAGGTCGTACAGCTGCAGATCTCCATGTGCCAGAAAAAGGTGAAGGAGCACAACGAGCGAGACCACAGAATCTACACCAACATGTTCACCAAGTTTGCAGAGCAGGATGCCAAGGAAGAGGCCAGTAAAGCAATGGGCCAGAAGACTTTAGGAGGGGTCaccaatgaaaaagaaacaggaagtcaAGCAGTGGAAGAAGAGAGAGCCAGAGGCCATGTATGACACCAGGCAAAGGAGGGAAGAGCCTCTGAACTCGGCCCTCCTCCACGGGCTTTCCCCAACTCAGGACTCAGCAGTGTTCAATGTCAAGTTCATCATAGTCTCTGTGATTCTGGAAGCAAATGGCAAACACAGTAGCTTCCCCCAAACCACAACCTGCTGCTGCCCAGCGCTCTCATTGAGGGGTGGCGTGGGACCACTCCGGGGGGACAACAGATGGCTGTAGGCGTGGAGACAGCCAACTGTGCAAGTCCAGCTGATTTCAGTTGATGTCAACTTTCACTGCCCAATTCAGGGTCCCTTGAGATAATCCTAACAATTTGGGGCTGTCTGttaggttttacatttaattgaattttaatagcaattcagaaacttaaaaataaatgcttaatgaatttctaaaaaaacaaaaaaagaaaaagaaaacatgacccatatatctgctgtctacaagaaacccaactcagaaaaaaagacgcacacagactgagggtgaaaggatggaaaaagggttttcaggtgaatggaaatgaaaaaaagctggggtaacaatacttatatctgacaaattaggtCTCAAAGTGAAGAATATCtaaagacataaggaaggccatttcataatactaaagggagcaatccaacaagaagaaataactctggtaaacatataagcacccaatataggagcacccaaatacataaaaaaactcctggaagatatcaagggagagattgacagcaatacaatcatagtaggagactttaataccccactatcaccattggacaaatcctctaaacaaaaaatcagcaaagaaacatcaatcctaaatgactcactagaccagatggaattaattgacatcttcagaacatttcaccccacagaatatacattcttctcaagtgcacatgggtcattttcaaagatagaccatatgttgggtcataggcaaagtctcttcaaattcaagaagatagaaatcatatcaagcatcttctcagatcacagtggcataaaactggaaatcaacttcaataaaaacaatccaaaaaatcaaacacatggagactaaagagAATGCTATTAATAAATGACTGGGTTACctgagagatcaaagaagaaataaaaaacatcatggcaacaaatgacaatgaaaacacaacaatccaaaatctatgggacacagcaaaagcagtcttgagagggaagttcatagctctacaagcctactgcaaaaaacaagaaacaatgataataaattacctaaccctacaactcaaagagttagaaagagagcaacaagaaaacccagtgtaagcagaaggaaggaaataataaagatcagagcggagataaatgacatagagaccaaaacaaacaaacaaacaaacaaaaacaatacaaaagatcaacaaaaccaagagctggctctttgaaaggataaacaagattgatgaacctctagccaggctcaccaagaagcaaagagagaggacccaaataaacaaaatcagaaatttagAGGAGAAAtcacaacagaccccaccgaaatacaatggattgttaaaaaatactatgaacaactctattccaataaactggacaaTCTGGAGGAAAGGGACATAttgctagaaaaatacaaccttccaaaactcaatcaggaagaatctaaacatctcataggccagtgatggagaacctatgacacgcgtgtcagcactgacatgcgtagccatttctgatgacacgtggccgctgaggcagccgcatgccgaggatgaaacatttgctgctcctgagcatgaaacatttgcgaaataatgttttttcctcaaagtgacacactacccgagatatactcagttttttggcgaagtttgacacaccaagctcaaaaggttgcccatcactgtcatatgccaataactatggaagaaattgaagcagttatcaaaaagcttccagcaaacaaaagcccagggccagatggctttacaggggagttttaccaaacattcaaggaagaactaaaacctatcctcctcagagtattacaaaaaactcaagaggaaggaatacttcctaGCTcgttctatgaagccagcatcatcttaataccaaaaccagataaagacaacacaattaaagagaattacaggccaatattcctcatgaacatagatgccaaaatcctcaacaaaattctagcaaatcggatccagcagtacatcagaaagatgacacaccatgaccaaggaggatttatcccagggatgcaaagatggtacaatatccataaatcaataaacgtgatacatcacataaacaaattgagagataaaaatcacatagtcatatcaattgatgcagaaaaagcatttgacaaaatccaacaccctttcttgataaaaactctcagcaaggtgggaatagaaggatcatacctcaacataataaaagccatatatgataaacccacagcaaacatcatactcaatgggcaaaaactaaaaccatttcctctaagaacaggaacaagacagggatgccctctctcaccactcctgtttgacatagtactagaagtattaTCCATTGAaattagacaagaaaagaaataaaaggcatccaaattggaaaagaagaagtgaatctgtccttatttgcagatgacatgatattgtacataaaaaatgtgaaagactccatcaaaaaactattagacttaataaatgaattcggcaatgtagcaggatacaaaattaacgccaagaaatttatggcatttctatacaccaataatgaacttacagaaagagagactaaaaaagcaatcccatttaccattgcacctaaaaaattaagatacttaggaataaacttaactaagcaggtaaaagatctatacgcggaaaactacaggacactgaaaaaagagatagaggaagacgtaaacagatggaagaacataccatgttcatggattggtagaatcaacatcattaaaatgtccatactacccaaagcaatctatagattcaatgcaatccccattaaaataccaacggcatatttcacagatctagaaagaactctccaacaattcatctggaataaataaagaccGTGAATAGGTTcaataatcctgagaaagaagaacaaattaagtgggatctcaatactagattttaagctgtattacaaggccactgttctcaaaacagtcttgtactggcacaagaacaaacatataaacgaatggaatagaatagagaacctagatatcaacccaaacccctatgctcaattaatatttgacaaaggaggcatgaacatacaatggagtcaagacagtatcttcaataaatagtgttgggataattggacagatacatgcaaaaaaaaaaagaaactataccaccaacttacaccatatacaaaaataaactcaaaatggataaaggacttaaacacaagatggaaaaccataaaaatactagaggaatccacaggcagagaaatctcagacatataccgaagcgatttcttcaccgataccgctcctagggcaatggaaactaaagagaaaataaacaaatgggacatcaaaataaaaagcttttgcacagcaatagaaaccaacaaaacaacaagaaagcccactgtatgggagaacatatttgcaaatgttatcactgataaaggtttaatctccaacatctatagggaactcatacaacataataaaaggaagataaatgatcaaataaaaaaatgagcaacagacctaaatagatacttttcaaaagaagacagaaggaagaccaagagacaaaggaaaacatgctcaaagtcactaattttctgagagatgcaaatcaaaacgataatgcggtatcatctcacacctgtcagaatggctatcatcaataaatcaacaaacgacaagtgctggcgaggatgcggagaaaaaggaaccctcgtgcactgctggtgggaatgaagactggtgcagctactgtggagaacagtatggagtgtcctcaaaaaactaaaaacggaactcccatttgacccagtaatcccacttctaggaatatatcccaagaaactagaaacaccaatcagaaaggatatatgcacccccatgttcatagcagcataattcaccataactaagatttggaaacagcctaaatgcccatcagcagatgagtggattagaaaactaatgtacatctacacaatggaatactacactgctataaaaaagaaggaattcctacgcTTTGCAGTAGtatggatggtcctggagagcattatgttaagtgaaataagccaagcaatgaaagaaaaatactacatgatctcactcatttatggaaaataaagaacattataagctgatgaacaaaaagatagatacagaggcagtaaagcacctaACAGacttcaaactacagcaggaaagctctggagtgttggggaggggggaaagagatcaaccaaaggacttgtatgcatgcatataagcacaaccaatggacacaagacacatgagtggggtgtgtgtgatgagggcatgtgacagatggtagggaaggctgggggaatgtcaataggggaaaaaaggaaatatatgtattgctatatgtaataccttaaactaggtgtcctcaaactatggcccacgggccacatgtgggtgtttttgctgttttgtttttttacttcaaaataagatatgtgccgagtgcataggaatttattcatagttttttttaaactatagtccggccctccaacggtctgagggacagtgaactggccccctgtttaaaaagtttgaggacccatgctttaaacaataaaaaaagattaaatatgcAATGTTATGTGCTCAATCAAAAAAATTATGCAAGAAGAAATAACcataaagaaactagaaaaaaaggaaatacagaaaaaagaaaataagagagataacaaaataataataacataaaattaaaaatgaaaatatgaagtgTCCACCAAGTTTTATTTCCCCATGTGGgttggtttaagatcccactcttctgtagtTTCTGCCATTTCTCAGTTTCAAGTTTGATTGTTGAAGTTCCAAGTGgtccactgctcctctgtttgTGGCTATCTCCAGCAGGCAGGATCAATCTTCCCACTTAGCCTATGTGCCCACTTTCAATCTTCATCTCTCAAGCTGTTCTTTCTGACAGGGCTATAGTTTTGGAGGTTGTCATATGGCTTTCTGCGACTGAATGGCCTCTCTTCAGGCCATTCCCTGAGggctctagatttttttttaattccaaatagtttactttttttcattttaatttctttattgattgaggtgttacatatttgtcctcatccctccattaccttcccaaccctccccccacactcattctctcacccccctgttgtctgtgtccactggttaggcttatatgcatgcatacaagtcctttggttgatctctgccccttacccccaccctcccctacattccctctgaggtttgacagtctgatcgatgctttcctgtctctggatctgcttttcttcatcagtttatgttgttcattatttcccatagatgagtgagatcatgtgatatttatcttcttctgactggcttatttcacttagcataatgctctccagttccatccatgttgttgcaaatggtaggaattccttcttttttagtgcagcatagtattccattgtgtagatgtaccatagttttataatccactcatctgctgatgttgcatgcttccatttcacttatttccttttttggcgattcctccttttctttcctctggggattgtctccccattctgactatcaccagaaggttcaaatgtcaaGTTGTGGGGGCCTGAGCCATGTTTAGTGGGAGTTTTGCActccccaagtgtcactgaagagctctgacaccaagacttgtggctgctgtgggttggtgggagccacgctcgCCTCGGGTCAGAGTCATAGGTGCTTAGTGTGGCCTCATGTGCGCatctagaatcagggaccctgtctGCATCATGTTGAAACAAAGAACCCTCTGgcgtgtgccaaaaatcaaagtcccctagTGCATCTCAGGGGTCAGTGGctgcctgtgtctgcaccaagaattatcagagtctctgttgcttggtgttACCtcgcactgagaatcagggtccctgtgtgtgcatgcgccaagaattgggagtcgctggctcttagtgtgaatgtactggcaatcagggatcccaggcgcatGCAATGAGGAACACAgtctagttcagtgatggcgaacctatgacacgcgtgtcagtgctgacacgcgtagccatttctgatgacacgtggctgctgaggcggccgcatgccgaggatgaaacatttgctgctcctgaggatgaaacatttgctaaataatgttttttcctcaaagtgacacattacctgagttatgctcagttttttggtgaagtttgacacaccaagctcaaaaggttgcccatcactggtctagtcactggtgctcattgctgcctcttgcgtggagattcagggtccccAATCTACTGGGGAGATTGGGTTGCACAGctgcactgtgttggcaggaggtccacttctGGTCACGGAAAACAACCTCCCCGAGGTAGTGTatctaggctcaaattcagcacagcctccctgcctgggcatggAGCCTGGGCGCGGAGcctgggcaagggaaacaaactccccaagtTCGTATGTCTAGGttcaaattcagtgcagcctGTCTGCTAgggtgcagggtctggtcatgggaaacaaactccctgggtttgtacccccaggctcaaattcagcactgtctccctgCGTGGGCATAGGATCTGGTctcagaaaacaatctccccaaggtcgTTCACCTATGCTCAAATTCGACTCAGCCTCCCTGCCTGAGCATGGAGACTAGTCATGGGAAAAATTCCCCGAGTTTGCAagtccaggctcaaattcagcactgtctccctgccctgtgtgggcgCGTGATCTGGTCACAGAAAACAATCTTCCCAGGGATGTGCaactaggctcaaattcaggactgcctccctgcctgggcaagGAGATTAGTTGCGGGAAACAAATTCCCCAAGTTCACAagtccaggctcaaattcagcgctgtctccctgccctgcgtGGGAGCGGGATCTGGTtacagaaaacaatctccccaaagATGCGCTCTTAGGGTCAAATTCAGCACAGTCTCcctgcctgagtgaggggcctggtCGCCGGGAACAAACTTCCCGTGTCCGACACCAAGGGTCAAAGTCAGGTCGAGTTGTGGCTGCTGTTTGTGTGCAGAAAGCCCTATTGTGTGGCCAGGGTCTCGTAGATCCTATGCTGGTGCCAcggggggcggtgggggaaggggattggcattgtgactcacagaaatctgtggccaggtgcctggagtcttggtgtccttgggtctgcagctgtggtcgcaggtctaccagagtggctgtagggtcccagtttGCTACTgcgaccagactgggtggtggcgaggctaggatcctagtctcaagcagttctgttcttcaagatggtgtggtctctgtgtaGCCGGTATCCTCCCCAGAGTGTTTGTGGCGGCAGTGGGGTTTTGCTGtctaagactgcctggattggcagccccttggaagacctgcaggatctaactgtccctatttcactcacacacacacccactcacgTCCACACACCTTTATCGCTCCCTTACTCTCTCACatactctccctccctaccttcttgccggtCACCATCTTGCCAAGCCCCctcccagatttttttttgtatcctttgtaGCACtcatgtattggttgcctggagactgcaggtAGGGGCTATGTCTTCAGgggaaaatggctgcttaggtccCGTGTGTCAGGTATATCCCTGTGTCAGACTACTGGCCACCTCTCCCCAAACTGCTCTTCTCCCTAGCCTCTTCCCAGAATCCACAAGtctgcacctcagccacgggtaagtgtccatatttgaaaggtcctatgaactgggtttagtgaacaaaagcaaagaccaaagaggggaaagagctgtgccACTGTGAATCTCCTCTCCCCCCCGGCACAGTGTAGCTTGGGCAGTTGTTCAGGCTGCCACCTCTGGGCTCAgcctcttgtggctgtgggcttagatctagaaTCACCTGccgccagcagccctgtggacttcccttccacagtcagatgttacGCCTGTCCCAAGGGACACAGCTTTGATGCCATGTgacttccttctgaccctctgggcttggaGGTCTCATAATTCTCTCCAGCCCAGGTCCCTGATTTTAccgttctccaggcatcctctgaccttcctggctgcaaattgtctcaccagctgtgtgccaATTTGGGGTGGATGCTATTCGATTTAGTTGctccctctttctgctctgggacaaggcttgggacacatctgcctattccaccaccattttgtctcTTGGTTCTAGATTTCTTTAgtcatgttcattgcagcctaTTAGAAATAGGGTAGGACAAGGCAGGAAATGGGA comes from Eptesicus fuscus isolate TK198812 chromosome 1, DD_ASM_mEF_20220401, whole genome shotgun sequence and encodes:
- the LOC103305001 gene encoding LOW QUALITY PROTEIN: peptidyl-prolyl cis-trans isomerase FKBP5-like (The sequence of the model RefSeq protein was modified relative to this genomic sequence to represent the inferred CDS: substituted 1 base at 1 genomic stop codon), with product MNTDEGAKNNGENPAAAVAEQGEDITSKKNRGVLKIVKRVGNSEETPMIGDKVYVHYNGKLSNGKKFDSSHDRNETFVFNLGKGQVIKAWDIGVATMKKGEMCHLLCKPEYAYGSAGSVPKIPSNATLFFEIELLDFKGEDLFEDGGIIRRIKQKGEEGATVEIHLEGRCGERIFDCRDVVFIVGKGEDHDIPIGIDKALEKMQWEEQCILCLGPRYGFGEAGKPKFGIEPNAELIYEVTLKSFENAKESWEMDTKEKLEQAAIVKEKGTVYFKGGKYLQVVIQYGKIVSWLQMEYGLSEKESKASESFLLAAFLNLAMCYLKLREYTKVVECCDKALGLDSANDKGLYQRGEAQLLMNEFESAKGDFEKVLAVNPXNKVVQLQISMCQKKVKEHNERDHRIYTNMFTKFAEQDAKEEASKAMGQKTLGGVTNEKETGSQAVEEERARGHV